In Ananas comosus cultivar F153 linkage group 10, ASM154086v1, whole genome shotgun sequence, the sequence cataaatttttggatagccAATATCTTTACCCATACCTAGCTGCGGGTGGGCAGCTGGGTATGCGTTTTACCTGCAATTTTTTTTNtttctcttatattttttaaatgcaaaacacacacacacacacacacacacatatatatatattaaaagcataacataactcattatttaaaatattataacttacaataaaaatatgtaaagttttaaaacaaaaatatttcataatataaaagacacACGGTAATAAATTagggttaaaatttttaaaatggataaataaaaaaatattttttaattacaaaatatatgtgcgggtatCCGTGGATACCTGCGGGTTATCAAAAATATTCATAGCTTAATGGGTGCCCACCTGttttacttgtaattttttaggtTGAAAAAGTTGGTATTCATACttgcaaatttgcgggtaatcTGCGGACACCTGCGggtatgggtcgagattgccaAGTCTACCTGTGTtggaaaataatacaaattaacCCAAAATGTTAGTAGTCCGTGCAACAATATGATATGTTGTTGTAAGTGTATGAAATTAGTGCACTGATCAAATTAGTTTAGAAACTCATATGCAATAGTAGGTTTAGTTATTATCTAGATTTGtggaaattaattaatagtagACTAGTGATTGATTTGTGGAAATAGTGGCTTGGTAAGTGAAGTTCATGATGGAGTGAGGTTTTCGAAACTTACGCGCAATAGTGGGTTTAACGGAGAAAATTAATGTGTTGAACGAAATTTTCTTTGCaattttgttcttcaatttgtaATCATGTTGCTTTCTAGtgtgttaaaaaaattacttcttCTATTCCATTGTCTTTATGTACTGTAGCAATTAATCTACTATTTTCTACTTAACTTTTTCTTCCACCACCAACCTGATCATATACTCTaacaaattttgttttaaattgataattaaatattaaatttggtcACTATTAATCAGTAATTGAATATAACTAAATCAAACAAATCTGATTTATTCATATTAAAAACAGTTTTATCAATGTCACTTCCTATTTAAGAAAGATCGACTGATCAATACTAAAGGGGGGAATTGGGTCCATACAGTcccttaatttttattctatttaacAAATTAACAAATGCGTTTGCCTTTTTTAGCTTTGGATATGTGGAAAAGCACATGAGCGGGTATATTAGTTAGCAAAGCAAGAGTGGGCGGAATTTAATTAATGCACACCACATATAATTATGTGAAGCTTGAAATCTTAGATTATCAGTGAAGTAGTTGTCTTGTTGTTTTCTAATTAATCAACACAACCAACCTATTTTTAAGCAGGAATAGTGCTAGTGATTGATGTGAATTAACATGAAGGATTCGCTAAGCAATTGCTATGCGAATTCCACTTATTATGGTAGCTATGAGTATTCATTATCTCAATTTGACAAGGAGAGATATATAACTAAATAGTGATATAGTTGGCAATGCATGAAGAATTAACTAGTTAAGGTACTCGTAAATTGATGCATGCAATGTATGAAGAATTAACTAGTTAAGGTACTAGTAGATTGATGCATGCAATCCTTCGAAAATTTACTCTCAACACACTAAACCATAAGTTAACATGTAATCTACATATAAGCGCGCACACATATATagagtcggactctctctctctctctctctctctctctcgatctatatatacatgtttatACTAAGTGATCTTAATTATATGGGTTCCATTAATTTGTACTTTCAAAAACTTTATCCCTGCGTACACGTTTCTCTGTGGGAGACCTTTTAGTTCAAAATCAATGTGAATTGGGTGGCTTCCCTGCTTATAGTAAAGGATTTTTTCATGAATTAATACAATTTTAAATAAGCGCATGCATCTAGCTAGTACATTAGTAGAACCCAAAGTAGCTGAAAATTAAACAACATGATAACAAAAACACTGATTAATTGTTCCTATCATATATAAGTATCAAAGAGCTTGATAATTGGTACctgaaatatcaaatttaaaatttaattacttcacatttaactaagttcatttcttaaaaatataaacaaagaaTGTAGCATATACTTCCAttctctccccctccctccccctccccaaaaagaagaaaaccaaaaaaaaaaaaaaacaagataaCAAAAACAACATATATTAATTGATCCAAGTATGGTCTCTTTCCTGGAAACATAAGGCAAGTGAGTAGGATATATGTCTTTCCCCGAATCTCTCGATATACGGGAGATTATATTCTCCATTtcatgatttcttttttttataatatttgtgGATGCTTATTCTGACAATCCTTTCCACAATCCTTTACGGCAATCGATTGCCCAACTTGTCCCNTGAAAGAAAGTGATTCTAGCACAAGCGTGGGATCGACACAATGCAATCATGGAGCAAATGGAGCCCAGTcttaatttggattttgatgccTATTGGTGATTCACAGGCCCAAGTAAagaagtttttcctattatttGGGGGTTGTAATGTCAAAGATTCTTTTTGGTTGTTGTGGTTGttgtgaattatatatatatatatatatatatatatattttttttttgagagatagataggaTGTTAtacgcttcgtttattttatttagaaataaacttagctgaaaatgtgaatgaactaggattcgaatttagaacttcgggtaccaatcatcaagtccTTTATCACTTGCATTAAGAACAGTCGGTTATACATGTTTGTAATTGATCAACAAAATGTTGAACACCTAGCTAATTGAAGATTCGTTTATTCAAATAGGAAtaggaattggaatcggaatcgaaatcaaaataagttggaatcggaatcggaatgactcattacttaattctatttggtttatcacctgaatcggaatcggaataaatcattcccattgtcggtatttggttcaggtggatataaaaaacgtaatcaaattaatatactaatattgtctttataatatattaatttaaattcaaattaaaaattaaatattaaaactttacatcaaaattttgaaataatgtcaaaattttaaatctattcttttaaaaaaaatttaaactttgaagttgagtggataattcaaaatatgaaactaaattttgatttatccaaattcaaacttaaaattacaatttaaaatttaatttgaatccataaatttaatttaagtttgaaataaaatttgaataaaactttatataaattaaaatttaatttaaattcaaattcataagttagattcgaaatacttaattaaattttaatttttaatttaagttcaaattaaaatttaaaattatatatttaatttttaaattttagctcatagtttaattaaaaaagttgaaaaaataaatttaatcggaataaatatccattccgtccggattcaacttccaatccgatttcctaggccggattgaaaatagaggtgattggggaattcccattccactcaggaatcggaatcggaatgggactcccgcgtaccaaacacccacaaacggattcacctattccgattccgattccagagtgaaaaagaagcgaaccaaacacgcccatatGCTATTGAGGTACTGTTTTATTAAAGAAGACACATATATAGCTAGGGCATAATGGTATATACTAGGATGTAAATGGTCAAAGTTATTTGTGTTAAGCTGTACTTGTGCAGGAGTAAGGTACATTAAATCTAGTCAAATTTATCACTCTGAGTAACGGTTATAAGGTTCAATGCATTTTAATATTGTCCATAACAAATTTAACTCTGTTAATCTTATTATCTTAGaaaaaattgtagaaatttCTTGGTACGTTAAAGGATAATCTTCGCTGAGTCATATGACTTCTGGAGTACGTAGCTTTAATTTGTATCTAACACAAAAGTAGTCAACAAATGAAGCCTTAGGAGTTTTTAAATATGATGGATCATGTATGAAATAAACTTCTCAATCTTACAAAGagaagcttcaatttgaagATTTAGTTTCTTTTATGAGAATTGTTAAAGATTCTCTttcaaatttgaacaaaaatgcTTTTGGCAGTTATTTGATTAGgtttttattgaataaatttACAAGAAAAAGCACTTCGATCgacaaagaaaagcaaaaaaacatTTTGTTGTGAAGTTTTAGTATATATGTACCACATACACCATTATTTATTGACATGTCCGGCCATTAAGTTGGTCACACTGATATTATTCTGATTAGCCCGTTTAATTAGGTTTTGATCTTACTATGAAGATTAATTTCATAATCAAAATTCATAGAGCATGTAGGGTACAACTTTACTAGACAAGTTGAATATACAAAgaggaacatatatatataagaagacCAAATCTTACCACACAGACCAAAAAGTTATAGAGAATATCACATTTggtattaaagaaaaataattgcatGACTACCTGTAGTATTCAATATATCGTTCTTATCTATCGATGAAGATCATTGCTATATTTAGGAGATTCTCATACCAGATAATTTAGAAGGTAATAGTGACCTTGAAGAACAATAAATTAAGGTGTGTTactagaaaatgaaaaagatttgCTCTGCAAATCGAGGtctattaaaattattggatTTACCACCATGGTTTGAAAGTGATCCTATGAGAATGAAAGGTTTGACGTATTCTTGATTGAGCTCTAACATCGAACTAACGCGCTATTTTTAAGTTAAGTTTACTATACTAACGAGCAGTTTACACATCTGTAAAATTATTAGGTATATTgaatgattcaagcattaatctATACACATTTATCTATTACATATAATGAATCCTTAGTTTTTACAGGGGTAGCGCGAACGggagtggggtggggtgggcacaccccttttttaattttttattttattttattttctctctttctattgATTTGGAGAAGCGGACTTTTTTTGTTTAatccaatttaatttttctctctggttataaaaatttaaaatatataattatttatgtatatttttaaatagtttacatTGCATgtactaaatataaattttacttttataatattgatcacttagatatagattgtacaataaaaaataaaaaaaagatggatAGAGTTtgaattaattacttatttaataaatttagtcgtaaaaattacatgaagtactaattaaatctgtaaaactaaacgacgcattcaaaatttgaaatcaaagtatCATGAACTGATGCAaatctaacatataaaaatgttagatagtaaaaataaaatcttgaaaggttggataactgatttaaaatagtttatcGTTCAGAAAAGTTCTGTAcgtttttactttgattttaatgTCAAACTTAGTATCATATTTATAGTTTGATGAGCGATCAATTTCACatttaaaatagtttagaatatccaaaatataattagtcgatttttaattttaacaattgagtgttctaaaatttattagatagtttaacatatttttttctcaaataaaattactaattgaatACAACCGATCGATACTCAATtctgtcttttttttaaataaaattaaaatataaaaagaatttaatgACTTATATTTTCTTGCTCAAAGTATGAGACACGTGAAGCTTTAGTTCTTAAACTTTAATGAGTTGCAATTTCAGACTTACTAAGTAAttcttttttatcctttttatatttttattcttatactttTACTGCAACAGCtgttcttttttataattttttaacatttatttgTTTCTATGGAATCGACTGTCGTACAGTGCGGATACCTTCACTAGTATAGTTTAAGTATCCGACGAAATCGATGACGGGTTCGGCCACCACACTTCCACTAAGAAAAACATTGTAGCTCACATTTGTTTAGCTTGGACTCGTTTTTAGTTAGGAGGATTAGGTCCATTAATTGAACCTCTTTATACAAACATTCAAAGCCCAATAATCACTTGCACATAAAATCATTCTAGAGTAAGATCTGATAATGCAAAATTTGTCAAATCACCCATGCATTTGAAGGGTAATGATTGTTCCTTTCCCTCTTTGGTATGACAATTAGGTGATCCGCGTACCTGATCATTTGCGTCCACTCGAATTTGTGTACATTTAAAGGAAAATTGCAGCTTTAGAGGAGAAAGATGAATAGATCTCATGTGACCCAACTCGACAGGACCCCACCCAGTTAGACACAATCACTGAGTAAGGATTCGGCACCCACGCGCAAAGGACCCAACATTgtcctcctctctcttttcatTGTCCGACAACAATTAAGTTTTAACTAAAGAAGATCGCAAAGTGACTGTTGTTAAAAGCAGAAGCCGAAATATATAGTTCTGCGTATACATTTAGTACCCGTGCTACGTACACATGATCATTTCCTATTTATGTCCAAGAAGGGttccaattaatatttttcgaCAACTTATTTGGTGCTTTATGAATGAAACTTCCAtattcccctttttttttaaaaaaaaatgcgtaATTAACATCGTATTTGACAAAGTTTCTTAATTACTCAtttgctaaaaataatttaaatcaaaacaCATGTAACTTATTAGATTGGTGAATAGATATACAAATACAATAAACACAAACTATCTACAAGTTTTGTTGATTGGATGGCATGTTACGCGCTAGCACTATTCGCTTAAAGTATTATTTGATCAGTACTGTGAGAAAAaagtattatattaaataatttttaagaggaattttctatttttcacatttagaatatttgtttcgattttaattttgttgcgTGGAGTTGTATTAATTTAAAGGTTTGAAAAGAGATATAAAAATGCAGTCAAATAGGTTCTTTGGGAACTATACATGACAACGATAGGTGAATGTCAaactcttttataaaataatttatgagttacTTATTTTTCTCAATCTGAAAGTGGTGACTTATAAACTATAAACTTTATGGGTTGACTATCATAAAGTCAAATTAAGTGATATAGCTATAAATTAACTTGTTTCCAAACTATAAACAAATTAGGTGTCAACAACTAATTAGTGCTAGggatctcaaaaaaaaaaaaaaaaaaagtcggttcttttttttttttccaaagttAATTGTTAATTAGGGCATAAtcctattaaattattaaagaattaaagaagAGTACAAAAAAGATTCTCCAATCCATAATAAAACTCGATTTTGAAGATATTGTGCCCGTTGAGTGTTGGAGAATTAGTAGTATATATTACCACATACATGCATGCTTTGAGCCTTTGACATACACCTGTGCAGTACAATTGCATTTCGCTACATTAATTAATGAAATCTTTGATTAGAGGAGATGATATTGTAGGAGATGCATACTTTTTAGgaacaaatcaaatttatatattaatttgaccAAAAATCAGTGAATaatgatcaaatttaataaatttatttagttaATAATAAGTTTTAATGTGTTAATACTAACACCATTTAGTTAGGTATCGCACAAATCCGAATAGTTGaatgtgttgaatataaatatttaaatttccaTTCTCTCATTgcttaagtttttgaaaaataaataatacttgttttatatgatttaacatgatatcagatcAGGGGATTATGAGCTTGAATCTCACTTACTTTAAGcccaattattttatataatataacaaaattatcGATTAATTATTAAGCACCACATTACAAAGCTGACTCCATTATATATAATTGGGGTATATTTTGAGATACCTATTCAATTCGCACCTGCACCAAACCCAACTCAGGAAATGGATTAGTTTCTCATTGACCAGATTAAAATTTTCTcattgacaaaattaaaatttaaaacccaTGAATATTAAATAAAGCTCGATTATTCTCATAAGATTCCTCAACCAACTACCAACGAAAATACTCCCCCTGCATATTTggaaaggaaaacttcaaacatGTCCTACGAATCAACTAAAACATGTTTAGTTATGAAAAACTTCATGGCTTACCATTTTCTGTACGTTGGGGCAGTTGCCCGTGGCCCACAAGATGGAAATTTGTTCTGTGTATTTTGATGGTCTaatgtttaatttcttttgattcATTTTCTATTAGGAAAAGAAAATGCTTCGTCATTCGATCATTTTTATTAGCTGCCTATTATTTAGGCTCAGTGTATTCAATATTCATACATCCATACACCATATTATTATCTTGCCGTCGTCTGTAATTCAAAATATCAGCTTTATACGAAGCAATTAATCCAGATGTAGTCTTAACAGAATAGCTTGCGTGTAAGTTAAAAGTCACAGTCATGGATACATGAAATTAATCGAATGCAAAATctcttaaaagttaaaactgaGGGATCAAAACCAACCTCATATCGTACTATAAGAAATTGTGCAGCGCTAATTCTAATACTATACTTTTCTTATTCATTGCTCTTTTTCTTACAGAGAAATATATCATGCTATTCGTTTTGTTTattcttctaaaaaaaataaatttgatttaaaatgtgaaacaattaagttttatatttgaaaCATTGAATACCAGCTGCTATCAATCTCTTTGATACATGCGCTAATTAAGGGAGTTCGATTCTTTCGTACTTTTCAATCCCTACCGCGTACACACTAAAAAttgctaaagtttttttttttggttttttggttttttttttggttttgacttaaaattaaatagtgAGAAACTGGTAATAAAGTGTACGAATACACGGATACACCGAGCGCATGCGATAATTTCCTTATTCCTAACATAGGATAGGATCTTTGAGCACGTCCCCCGTATCTTTGTAATCTACAAATGCTTGGCCCGAAACGACGTCCGCATAAACCAACCCCAGGATTTTCTCTGCACCCCACCAAgatctcttcctctctcccacACTATTTATTAACActccccccctcctcctccctttcGAAAATTAACCCATACAACAGAAGCTAGCTAATCCCAAATTAAACCAATGGCTTTCTCTCCCATCTCCTGTTTCCTTAAGGTCACCTTCCTCGTCGCCAGCCTCATCTCCATCGTCGGCCAACTCCGGCCGCCGTGGCCCCGGTCGCTGCCCGACGACCTCCTCGCCCTCGACATCGCCCCCCGAATCCGCACcgaccccgccgccgccgcgctcgccTCCGCCGACTTCGGCAACCTCACCGCCGGCCGGCCGCCGCCTGCCGCCGTGCTGTATCCGTCGTCGGCGGGCGACATTGCCGCGCTGGTCCGATCCTCGTACGCGTCCCCGCGGCCGTTCCCGATATCGGCCCGCGGGCACGGGCACTCGCTGCGAGGCCAGGCGACGGCCCCGGGCGGCGTGGTGGTCGAGATGGCGGCGCTGGGGATCGGGCGGTCGGATCGGATTAATGTGTCGGCGGGGAGCAGCTGTGGGGGGACGTGCTGCGGGCGGCGCTGCGGCACGGGCTGGCGCCGCGCTCCTGGACAGACTACCTGCACCTCACCGTCGGCGGCACGCTCTCCAACGCCGGGATCAGCGGCCAGGCGTTCCGCCACGGCCCGCAGATCTCCAACGTGCTTGAATTGGACGTGATCACCGGTACGACCACACTGCTAGCTAGCTATTTTTATTATCTCCTcacttttattataaataaattagtcCAATATTAGTTATAAACGTCACATGTAGGTCGATAGTTACCAGTTGCAGGAGAATTATCgcctgcacccggtgcatcCGTATATCTCGTGCttcagtttatttatttatttaaccattaattaaactattaaataaaataaaaatgctgcATTTACGAACATAGGAGGATTTTGAGATTTgtgaattttgagttttgactATCAAAATTGTATCCAATgcctactaattaattaattaattaattaattaatagacgATGGTGCACGGAATGTACAAATACACCGGGTGCATCTAAGTAATAGAAAGTCCCCATAATTTTAGCACCCACGTAACCACGTTCGCTCTCGCCGCTAATGACCACGTCGGCACATGCGCGTAACACAGGAACGGGCGAGACGATCACGTGCTCCAGGGACCTGAACCCGGACCTGTTCTACGCCGTGTCAGGCGGGCTGGGCCAGTTCGGGATCATAATCCGGGCCCGAATTGCACTGGACCCTGCCCCCAGCATGGTCCGGTGGGCCCGGCTCATCTACACCGACGCCGCCGCGTTCACCGTGGACCAGGAGCGGCTCATATCCCCCAGgctcggcggcgccggcgcctcTCGGCTTCAGCTTGACTACGTGGAGGGCTCGATCATCGCCGACCACAGTCTCATCGGGAGCTGGCGATCATCGTCCTTCTTCTCCGAGCCAGATATCGTGCGGATAAGCGCGCTCGCAACTCGCCGTGCCGTCCGTACCGTGTACTGCATCGAAGCTGCCATTTACTACGATGACATGACCTCAGCTTCGGTCGATcaggtaaa encodes:
- the LOC109716068 gene encoding LOW QUALITY PROTEIN: cytokinin dehydrogenase 7-like (The sequence of the model RefSeq protein was modified relative to this genomic sequence to represent the inferred CDS: inserted 1 base in 1 codon), whose translation is MAFSPISCFLKVTFLVASLISIVGQLRPPWPRSLPDDLLALDIAPRIRTDPAAAALASADFGNLTAGRPPPAAVLYPSSAGDIAALVRSSYASPRPFPISARGHGHSLRGQATAPGGVVVEMAALGIGRSDRINVSXGEQLWGDVLRAALRHGLAPRSWTDYLHLTVGGTLSNAGISGQAFRHGPQISNVLELDVITGTGETITCSRDLNPDLFYAVSGGLGQFGIIIRARIALDPAPSMVRWARLIYTDAAAFTVDQERLISPRLGGAGASRLQLDYVEGSIIADHSLIGSWRSSSFFSEPDIVRISALATRRAVRTVYCIEAAIYYDDMTSASVDQELNSLLQELSFEPGFVFTRDVSYVAFLERVHEGEQKLRSVGLWDVPHPWLNIFIPRSRILDFDRGVFKGILKHNKAMGPILIYPMNKSRWDDRTSAVVPDEEVFYTIGLLRSAVNDDLEFLEAENAEILRFCNEAGIELKKYLPHYTTQSDWMKHFGPKWGKFVEMKMKYDPKALLSPGQRIFTPLIEGYSTE